The bacterium nucleotide sequence GCTGGGTACGTAAACGAATGGAACCACCTCGGCGGCGGACGCCGCCCCGCCCGGTGGGAATAGGATTGCGAATGCAAGAACCACAAGTACTGCGATTTTAATCGTCATGTGTCAACCTCCGTAGTTGATACCCCGCGCGGGGCGGGAGCTTGTCATGTTAAACTGGTTTTTTCTTTACTGCAACCGGGAATCGCAGCGACAGGCCATGCCCAGGAAAAACGAAACAACCGATGCGGGAAGCGTTTTCAAAAGCCTGCTTGCGGGACTGCCGCATTCGGGAGCGCGCAAAATCGTCGAATGCGAGGCGATGCAGGTTTTGTGGGAAAGCTTTCCAGAGGATTTGCGCGGCCGCGCGGCTCCCGCGGCGATCCACTACGTGAAGGATTCAAAAGGCGTCGCCCGCTCCGTATGCGAGATTTGGGTGGACGACAAGCTCACTTGGAGCGTGCTAAGCCGCGACCGGGAGAAATTGATCAAAACCGCGAACGAAGTTCTCGGACGCGTCGTAATCGAGGAGCTGTCCCACAAAATTGCGCCCGCCAAAATGCTGAAACAAAGAATAAGGGTGCTGGACGGCGGCTAACCGGCCGCGCCGAAATGCGCGGTGACCAAGACCTCGTTTTTTCCCGATTCCTTATCGTGATTCACGGTGATGACGACCAGCACCTTGCCGTTTGAAAACTCCTGGCGCGCGAAATTCTCCGGGTCGTCAACCTGCCTGCCCTCGAATCCTTTGGCGGACAGCGGCAGCTCGAAAACGCGCAGCGCCTCGTGCGCGCTCGCGTCGGTCAAATATTTCTTGCTCAAATGCAGAAAATCCGCGGTGCGCCGCGTCTCGACAAGCGTCCATTTCGGATTTTTTTCCAATGCGGGCAGCTCCGCGGGCCAGCGCGCCGCGATTTCCTCCGCTGTCGCGGGGATGTCCGGCGAGGCTTCGACCGGCGCGGCGCCGCCTTCCGATTGAGGAGGTTTATCCGGCGAGCCGATGTCCGGCGCGCTCGAACCGCCCGGCAAGTCCGGCGGCTCCCCGCCCGCGCCTCCGTTCGTTTTCGGCGCGCAGGTGGACGCCGTCAAAAGAGCAAGCGCCAACAGAAACGCGAAAAGTTTCATTCCGTATCTCCGCCCGGAAATTTCCGGCGCGGCCGATTATACGCCGCGGTTATAATCACGGCCGTGGATTACATCACGCTCGACACGAAATCGAAGTACGACGCGGTGGACGTCACCGCCGAAGTGCGGCGCATCGTCGAAAAAAGCGGCGTGCAAAGCGGCGCGGCGATATTGCAGTCCATGCACACGACCGGCGCGCTGACGATAAACGAGCATGCCGATCCCGACGTCGCCCGCGACCTGCTCTCCGCGATGGACAAAATGATTCCCGCGGGGATTCATTTCCGCCACGCCGAGGGAAACAGCCCGGCGCACGTCCAGACGACTCTCGCCGGCGCGTCCCTGACCGTGATTGTCGAGGGCGGCCGGCCGCTGCTCGGAACCTGGCAGGGCATTTTCTTTCTCGAATTCGACGGCCCGCGCCGCGGAAGAAAAATCGCGGTGGCTGTCGTCGGAAAATGACGGGCCGCGGCTATTTCGCCTCGCCGCTTTCTTTGCCCGTCTTTTTTTCCGGCGCTTTTAGGAAATTGTCCAGCGCCAGCACTCCCGGCCCGCTGAATATCAGCGAGATGCACGCGAGCAGGTACACGAACGCAAGCTCGCCACCGCCGCGGCCGTCAAGCGAACGGCCGATCATCCCGTCATGCGCGACGAAAAACG carries:
- a CDS encoding YjbQ family protein, whose amino-acid sequence is MQKIRGAPRLDKRPFRIFFQCGQLRGPARRDFLRCRGDVRRGFDRRGAAFRLRRFIRRADVRRARTARQVRRLPARASVRFRRAGGRRQKSKRQQKREKFHSVSPPGNFRRGRLYAAVIITAVDYITLDTKSKYDAVDVTAEVRRIVEKSGVQSGAAILQSMHTTGALTINEHADPDVARDLLSAMDKMIPAGIHFRHAEGNSPAHVQTTLAGASLTVIVEGGRPLLGTWQGIFFLEFDGPRRGRKIAVAVVGK